A genome region from Oryzias latipes chromosome 2, ASM223467v1 includes the following:
- the LOC101162349 gene encoding probable ribonuclease ZC3H12C, whose amino-acid sequence MGQKDYGEAGSGHILDLGLDLEYLHIAGAERQAGCALTPPSMKEQGESYGNNPPGSPPPAGLPSEPCAATAAATDTDGGEGAPAYSKNTHQPLCRTPCVDLGPEGPPEPPEQQQESPVQSVFEKPPVTPKKGPEAEGKEYQAKLEFALKLGYSEETVRLVLSKLGPDTLINDILGELVKLGTKSNSEQSGVALTSTSSSSSSSSSCGCSDLTDGQRSDSPCLSDSVCDQDNLRPIVVDGSNVAMSHGNKEVFSCQGIKLAVDWFLEHGHQNVTVFVPAWRKEQSRPDAPIKDQEILRRLEKEKILVFTPSRRVQGRRVVCYDDRFIVKLAYESDGIIVSNDNYRDLANEKPEWKKFIDERLLMYSFVNDKFMPPDDPLGRHGPSLENFLRKRPVVPEQKKQPCPYGKKCTYGHKCKYYHPERGAQPQRAVADELRASAKTCALPKNQGEAGLVKSHSVPAGSTETKKGAPKRQSDPSIRALSYSDAEEKLLAKSRAESQKSSVCGSGSSSNSSTSCGGGLSVSPAPPSSLILPQDQPRAAPLLPAPSHDLYPHCESPDLSYCSVARAYSGLSLSSRRSPDCRYANDADLRLGSAGSECGSESSVSCGSSCDSYTERSCPACPPDAVLEEHFANPHSRIYPHHVTMSHEGCGLHPAEYLQHSHAPGSGAHAYHMTAACMQSFSHDQPPPEAPPKRPLYPLPPHLQHQPLASRSSCPGDYHSLHQPHPPGSPLGRCLAPRAESVSDSHLYEHLSAPPHRHRPKTLPSWDTYYRQPSLPPSRYEPSTFQSLPDTRQSPWHTPPWSQDSYARHHSSHPALHPSPTRYLSHAPHPAHPPHPAYHRSHLEVPSHTPQHPDSPARSRLTDVREKVYINLCNIFPSELVSRVMARSPHATDAQQLAAAILAEKSQTGY is encoded by the exons ATGGGCCAGAAGGACTATGGGGAGGCGGGATCAGGCCACATCCTCGACCTGGGACTGGATTTGGAGTATCTCCACATAGCGGGGGCTGAGCGGCAGGCTGGCTGCGCCCTCACACCCCCCTCCATGAAGGAGCAGGGGGAGAGCTACGGCAACAACCCCCCTGGCAGCCCTCCTCCAGCAGGCCTTCCGTCTGAGCCGTGCGCCGCAACCGCCGCAGCCACCGATACAGATGGAGGGGAGGGCGCACCAGCTTACAGCAAGAACACCCACCAGCCACTCTGTCGGACCCCGTGTGTGGACCTGGGCCCTGAGGGACCTCCCGAACCCCCAGAGCAACAGCAGGAATCTCCGGTCCAGTCTGTGTTTGAGAAACCTCCAGTCACACCCAAGAAAGGGCCAGAGGCGGAAGGGAAAGAGTACCAAGCCAAGCTGGAGTTTGCCTTGAAACTGGGCTACTCCGAGGAGACGGTGCGGCTGGTTCTGTCCAAGCTCGGCCCCGACACCCTCATCAATGACATACTGGGAGAACTGGTCAAGTTGGGCACCAAATCCAACTCTGAGCAGTCGGGTGTGGCGCTGACCTCGACCTCATCGTCCTCGTCCTCCTCGTCCAGTTGCGGCTGCTCTGATTTGACGGACGGCCAGCGGTCGGACTCGCCCTGTCTGTCCGACTCCGTCTGCGACCAGGACAACCTGCGGCCGATTGTGGTGGACGGCAGTAACGTGGCTATGAG CCATGGCAACAAGGAAGTGTTCTCCTGTCAGGGTATCAAGCTGGCTGTGGATTGGTTCCTGGAGCACGGTCATCAGAATGTCACAGTCTTCGTTCCTGCATGGAGGAAGGAGCAGTCCCGGCCCGATGCCCCCATCAAAG ACCAAGAGATCTTGAGGCGCCTCGAGAAGGAGAAGATCTTGGTTTTCACTCCCTCGCGGCGCGTCCAAGGTCGGCGCGTGGTCTGCTATGACGACCGCTTCATCGTCAAGCTGGCGTACGAGTCGGACGGCATCATCGTCTCCAATGACAACTATAGAGACTTAGCCAATGAGAAACCAGAGTGGAAGAAATTCATAGACGAGCGGCTGCTCATGTACTCCTTCGTCAATGATAA GTTCATGCCCCCAGATGACCCTCTGGGACGTCACGGCCCAAGCTTGGAAAACTTCCTGAGGAAACGGCCCGTCGTACCCGAGCAGAAGAAGCAGCCGTGTCCGTACG GGAAGAAGTGCACTTACGGCCACAAGTGTAAATACTACCACCCAGAGAGAGGCGCCCAGCCTCAGCGCGCCGTGGCGGACGAGCTGCGCGCCAGTGCCAAGACTTGCGCGCTCCCTAAAAACCAGGGGGAGGCGGGGCTCGTGAAGAGCCACAGCGTGCCCGCCGGGAGCACTGAGACGAAGAAAGGCGCCCCGAAGAGGCAGTCGGACCCGAGCATCCGAGCTCTGTCCTACAGCGACGCCGAGGAGAAGCTGCTGGCCAAAAGCCGAGCGGAGAGCCAGAAGAGCAGCGTCTGCGGGAGCGGCAGCAGCTCCAACAGCAGCACGAGCTGCGGCGGGGGGTTATCGGTGTCGCCGGCGCCCCCATCTTCACTGATCCTTCCGCAGGACCAGCCCAGAGCGGCGCCGCTGCTCCCAGCCCCAAGTCACGACCTCTACCCTCACTGCGAGTCTCCTGACTTGAGCTACTGCTCGGTGGCGCGAGCTTATTCGGGTCTGAGTCTCTCGTCCCGCCGGAGCCCAGACTGCCGCTACGCCAACGACGCAGACCTGCGGCTGGGCTCGGCGGGCTCCGAATGCGGCAGCGAGAGCAGCGTCAGCTGCGGCAGCAGCTGTGACTCGTACACGGAGAGGTCGTGCCCTGCGTGTCCCCCGGACGCCGTACTTGAGGAGCATTTTGCCAACCCCCACAGCCGGATTTACCCTCACCATGTGACCATGAGCCACGAAGGCTGCGGCCTTCATCCCGCCGAGTACCTGCAGCACAGCCACGCGCCGGGTTCAGGGGCGCACGCCTACCACATGACTGCGGCGTGCATGCAGAGCTTCTCCCACGATCAGCCCCCGCCTGAAGCTCCCCCCAAGCGCCCCCTTTACCCCCTGCCCCCTCACCTCCAACACCAGCCGCTGGCGTCGCGCTCCAGCTGTCCGGGAGACTACCACTCCCTGCACCAGCCCCACCCCCCCGGCTCCCCTCTCGGCCGCTGCTTGGCCCCGCGAGCTGAAAGCGTGTCCGACTCGCATCTCTACGAGCACCTTTCTGCGCCGCCCCATCGCCATCGCCCCAAAACCCTCCCCAGCTGGGACACCTACTACAGGCAGCCATCGCTGCCGCCCTCCAGGTACGAGCCGTCGACCTTTCAGAGTCTGCCAGACACTCGCCAGTCGCCCTGGCACACGCCCCCGTGGTCACAGGACAGCTACGCGCGGCATCACTCCTCCCACCCGGCCCTGCACCCATCGCCAACTCGCTATTTAAGCCACGCCCCGCATCCCGCACACCCTCCTCACCCCGCCTACCACAGATCTCACCTCGAGGTGCCCTCCCACACCCCACAGCACCCAGACTCCCCCGCGCGGAGCCGCCTCACGGACGTACGAGAGAAGGTGTACATCAACCTCTGCAACATTTTCCCCTCCGAACTGGTGAGCCGAGTGATGGCCAGAAGCCCCCACGCCACCGACGCCCAGCAGCTGGCCGCCGCCATCCTGGCAGAGAAATCCCAAACGGGTTACTAG